A window from Calliopsis andreniformis isolate RMS-2024a chromosome 5, iyCalAndr_principal, whole genome shotgun sequence encodes these proteins:
- the Tfiia-l gene encoding transcription factor IIA L, whose translation MALSQTSVLKLYNTVIEDVISGVRESFSEEGVDEQVLQELKQIWETKLMSSKAVELNPDPPEPQVPQINTHKAVPVNKGVNIGNHFVQQTGGNSAPQQASQQQQSQQTQQQSQQQTQTQTQCHSTTTGVQQHTGTPVQQLVTSTSAVMDRQVPIQITLPPQTGVPDAPQRVLTIQVPASAIQGNQLHTILTGPVISAAMGLPANLASTLLQQHVNSTLQGQATLAPLQVSQPIQVVTQNTNNVSQRPVQNQNNIAQLDGPLGDSSDDDEEEEEEDNEDEEEDLDDKEEEENDETATREEEPLNSEDDVTDDDPADLFDTDNVVVCQYDKITRSRNKWKFYLKDGIMNLSGKDYVFQKMNGDAEW comes from the exons ATGGCTCTCAGTCAGACAAGTGTG CTAAAATTATATAATACTGTGATAGAAGATGTTATATCGGGTGTAAGAGAATCATTTTCAGAAGAGGGTGTAGATGAACAAGTACTACAAGAGCTCAAACAAATATGGGAAACAAAATTAATGTCTAGCAAAGCCGTTGAGCTTAATCCTGATCCTCCAGAGCCACAGGTTCCTCAAATAAATACGCACAAGGCTGTGCCTGTGAATAAAG GAGTAAATATAGGAAATCATTTTGTACAACAAACAGGAGGAAATTCAGCTCCACAACAAGCATCCCAACAACAACAATCACAACAGACACAACAACAATCTCAACAACAAACACAAACTCAAACACAATGTCATTCTACCACAACTGGAGTGCAGCAACATACTGGCACACCAGTGCAACAATTAGTAACATCCACATCTGCAGTGATGGACCGACAAGTACCTATTCAAATAACTTTGCCACCACAGACAGGCGTTCCAGATGCTCCACAAAGAGTATTAACCATTCAGGTTCCTGCATCTGCGATACAAG GTAATCAGTTACATACCATTTTGACGGGTCCAGTTATTTCAGCTGCAATGGGCTTACCAGCAAACTTAGCTTCCACATTGCTCCAGCAGCATGTCAATTCCACACTTCAGGGCCAAGCAACATTGGCACCTCTCCAAGTTAGTCAGCCTATACAGGTTGTTACACAGAATACAAATAATGTCTCTCAACGACCTGTACAAAATCAG AATAACATAGCACAATTAGATGGTCCTCTTGGAGATTCATCGGATGAtgatgaagaagaagaggaagaagacaATGAAGATGAAGAGGAAGATCTTGACGAtaaagaagaggaagaaaacgACGAAACTGCTACAAGAGAAGAG gaaCCATTAAATTCGGAAGATGATGTAACGGATGATGATCCAGCAGATCTTTTTGATACTGATAATGTAGTTGTTTGTCAATATGACAag ATAACAAGGAGTAGAAACAAATGGAAATTCTACCTCAAAGATGGCATAATGAACCTCAGCGGTAAGGATTATGTTTTTCAAAAAATGAATGGTGATGCAGAATGGTAA
- the LOC143179243 gene encoding CCA tRNA nucleotidyltransferase 1, mitochondrial has protein sequence MLNIFPRVNYITTRYSLRFPQAYHSWQMVKMKNEPAPSSRADPVITKLDNPLFHSLFTPELNILVGLFKKRNYEIRIAGGAVRDILMGIKPVDLDFATTATPDEMKNMFEEEQVRMINNRGEKHGTITSRINDKENFEVTTLRIDTATDGRHAEVKLTKDWKLDALRRDLTINSMFLDFEGRVYDYFYGYDDLQKRRVVFVGSPVTRIREDYLRILRYFRFYGRIAEQPDSHDETTIMAIKENIDGLERISGERIWTEWSKILSGNYAKELTLKMLECGIAKYVGLPENPDVKRFEAVCDASKTNNFSLHQISFLAVMLKNEDEVFTLHNRLKLSAYERDLALFLVKMWEDKPCENPLKFYKRILIHWKGNNASAKSYICELLKCKEHLSLLEKVEKITIPRFPVNGHMLMPYVKRGKMIGLIMSELKDIWLDKDFEITAEELLQEVPRIVSEIEDIKTIRQ, from the exons ATGTTAAACATTTTTCCTCGTGTAAATTATATTACTACACGTTATTCATTACGA TTTCCACAGGCTTACCACAGTTGGCAAATGGtcaaaatgaaaaatgaacCAGCACCATCAAGCAGGGCTGATCCAGTGATCACAAAATTGGATAATCCGCTGTTTCACTCATTATTTACACCAGAGCTTAATATCTTAGTGGGATTATTTAAAAAACGAAATTATGAAATAAGAATTGCTGGAGGAGCTGTCAGGGACATTTTGATGGGTATAAAACCTGTAGATTTAGATTTTGCAACAACTGCTACTCCAgatgaaatgaaaaatatgtttGAAGAAGAACAAGTTAGAATGATTAATAATAGGGGAGAGAAACATG GTACCATTACTTCCAGAATTAATGATAAAGAAAATTTTGAAGTTACTACACTTAGAATTGACACGGCTACTGATGGTAGACATGCAGAAGTCAAATTAACAAAAGATTGGAAGTTAGATGCTCTTCGTAGAGATCTTAcaatcaattctatgttccttgACTTTGAGGGAAGAGTATATGATTACTTTTATGGATATGATGATTTACAGAAGAGGAGAGTCGTTTTTGTTGGAAGCCCAGTAACTAGAATTAGGGAAGATTACCTTAGAATCTTAAG GTATTTCCGCTTCTATGGAAGAATTGCAGAACAACCAGATTCTCACGATGAAACGACAATCATGGcaataaaagaaaatatagaTGGTTTAGAAAGAATATCTGGAGAAAGAATTTGGACAGAATGGTCGAAAATTCTTTCTGGAAATTATGCCAAAGAGTTAACTTTGAAGATGTTGGAATGTGGTATTGCAAA ATATGTTGGACTTCCAGAAAATCCAGACGTAAAACGGTTTGAAGCCGTATGCGACGcttctaagacaaataatttctCTTTACATCAAATTTCGTTCCTCGCAGTCATGTTAAAAAATGAAGACGAAGTATTTACTCTTCATAACAGACTAAAGCTTTCTGCATATGAACGAGATTTAGCATTATTTTTAGTTAAAATGTGGGAAGATAAACCATGCGAAAATCCTTTAAAATTCTATAAGAGAATACTTATTCACTGGAAAGGAAACAATGCAAGTGCAAAAAGTTATATTTGCGAATTACTGAAATGTAAAGAACATCTAAGCCTGCTCGAAAAGGTTGAAAAAATTACGATACCGAG GTTCCCTGTTAATGGACACATGCTAATGCCATATGTTAAAAGAGGAAAAATGATTGGTCTAATCATGTCAGAGTTAAAAGATATTTGGTTAGACAAAGACTTTGAAATAACTGCAGAAGAGTTGCTACAAGAAGTTCCTCGAATTGTTAGTGAAATAGAAGATATAAAAACAATACGTCAATGA